The Romeriopsis navalis LEGE 11480 genome segment AAGCCTCAAAACGCTAATATTCAGCGATTGCCTGGGGTAAAATTGCTTCTCGTCTCGCTGAAAATCCAGAAACGAGAAGCAGTCAGTTCCGGCTCGCCAATCTGCTGGTCGCAGCCCATGAGCTATTTGGGTTGACAATTCGGTCGTTTAATTCGACAGTTTGGATCAAAGGGTGGTTTCGGTTTGGGATCAGAAACGCGTCGATCGCTGTGATTCACAATAAAGTTGATGCTGGCCTGATATTTTCGATGGTCGCCGCGTACTGTGATGGTTTGCCCACTGTGTCCTAGGGCTGTTCCTGTAGTTCTATAGACCTTGCCAGTCAATGGCTCATAGTTCAGAGTCAAGATGCGGGCGTTGGAGCTGGGATTGATATCGGCAGTATCATCCTTATTGGGCCAACGATCGCTATCCATTAGTTTGAGGCTAATCGGAATTAGTTTTTTGCGCGGTGATACAAGACGTGTGACCGTATGGTTAAACCGAGGATGGGTACGATTAATCCGAATTTTCGTTCTCTTTAGCTGTTTGCCATCAATTTTTGGCACAACGTAAAAGTCCGGTGCCGCTAAAGGGGTAATTGCGAGGGAGCCAGGACGTAAGGAACCTGGATCAAAATTGCCGTTATGTCTACCCACCTTGGCCTCGAGGATTTTGATGCGAACAGTTCGACGGACTTTTGGTGCCGCCTCGGTTTTGATGGAAAATGTACCCATTAGGGCAATCGTCGCAAGGCTCAGCAGGGTAATTTGACGTTTCATATTATGTCTCCTAAAGTTAATCAAATTCATTGGTCGACGATTTAGCGAATCACTGGAGGAAGTGTTGTTCGGAGACGGAAGCTAATGCTTGCACGATTTTTCCGGGCATTCCCGCGCATCGTGATTGTCCGACCACCAAAGCCAATGCGTTTGCCATTTGGACCAAACACTTCGTTCGTAATTGGGCTGTAGCGAATTCTCAATGTGCGGGCCCCTGTCGGACTGATATCCGCTTGATCATCCCGTCCAGGATCGCTATCTTTCAGCCGGATATCGTAGGTCACTTGCGGCTGATCCGTAATTTGCGAATGCGTTGCTTTAGTAAACCGAGGATTATCATTATCCTTAATTCGCTTCGTTGTAATAACCGATTTACCACCAGTTCTGACATTCACAAAAAAGTCAGCTCGATGTTTTTTCGTGAATGGAACTTTACGATCGAACTTCGTTAAGGCCTTTGCGCTCAGTACCGATAGGCTGACGACCCGCAGTGGTTTAGCGATCGTCACAACGTATCGCCCACCAGCATTTTGCGACTTGGTCGCCCGCAGTAGATAGTTTGTGCCAGCAGACGTGTTAACAAAGCGAATTTTGGCCGGTCTTGCCCGAAGCAGAAACTTGTCACTGGCATCAAACTGCCCATTTTTATTAGTATCCTCATAGAGTGACAAGCTAATATTTCTGGAGCCGCTGCCAAAGTAGTTGAGTGAGAATTGGGCATCTTTCCGATTCATCCGGAATGCATGAATATCCTCTCGATCGTTTCCAGTCATTGCACCTGCAAATGAAACCGCATCATCGGCTGCATAAATTGGCGTAACCGCTGCGGCTTTGGGAAAGTTTGGTTCTTTCTCCTGAATTGAGCGAACTCCCGCCGCTGCTGGGGCAATCGTCCCGAGTAGCGATCCGCCGGTTAAACCGAGCAGGCAAAGAGCCATAAGTTGACGTTTCATAGTTTTCCTGTTGTTAGTTGTGTTGGAATTGGT includes the following:
- a CDS encoding C2 domain-containing protein produces the protein MKRQITLLSLATIALMGTFSIKTEAAPKVRRTVRIKILEAKVGRHNGNFDPGSLRPGSLAITPLAAPDFYVVPKIDGKQLKRTKIRINRTHPRFNHTVTRLVSPRKKLIPISLKLMDSDRWPNKDDTADINPSSNARILTLNYEPLTGKVYRTTGTALGHSGQTITVRGDHRKYQASINFIVNHSDRRVSDPKPKPPFDPNCRIKRPNCQPK